A single region of the Actinomycetota bacterium genome encodes:
- a CDS encoding NAD-dependent epimerase/dehydratase family protein → MRGAVLSVVAITGASGRVGRALIERLDPRDDVSRIVAVDVGEPGFTARNLEFYRLDVRSASLVEVLRGCDALIHLATSYGSGDEAHDVVVGGTRNALRAAAEAGVPHVVVRSAVEALGAHPDNDYPLTEGSPLRPIPASALSLHRAEAEEVAGAFAEENPSTAVAVLRMAPGLDASDGLGVRLLGGTVAVRVQGYDAEFQLLDPSDAARALEFAVDRRLGGVFHVCPDDRVTLSEAVRTVGAREVVVTHQEADVRIARLAKMRLTTLDPSEAPFLMYPWAMSGAKLAELGFSCERTSRDVLSAAAAAAGTRVIVGPVRARPRDLVMAALGAAALAGGLARRRARRTRA, encoded by the coding sequence CTGAGGGGAGCCGTCCTGAGCGTCGTCGCCATAACGGGTGCTTCGGGACGAGTGGGCAGGGCTCTCATCGAGCGCCTGGACCCACGCGACGACGTGTCCAGGATCGTCGCGGTGGACGTCGGGGAGCCCGGGTTCACGGCTCGCAACCTCGAGTTCTACCGTCTGGACGTCCGGTCCGCCTCTCTCGTCGAGGTCCTGCGGGGGTGCGACGCGCTGATCCACCTGGCGACCTCCTACGGGAGCGGCGACGAGGCGCACGACGTGGTGGTCGGGGGGACCCGCAACGCGCTGCGGGCCGCGGCCGAGGCCGGCGTCCCCCACGTGGTGGTCCGGTCGGCGGTCGAGGCTCTCGGCGCCCACCCGGACAACGACTACCCGCTCACCGAGGGGTCGCCGCTGCGGCCGATCCCCGCATCCGCGCTGTCGCTGCACCGCGCGGAGGCGGAGGAGGTGGCGGGCGCGTTCGCGGAGGAGAACCCGTCTACCGCCGTGGCGGTGCTGAGGATGGCACCAGGGCTCGACGCCTCGGACGGCCTGGGCGTGAGGCTCCTGGGCGGGACCGTGGCCGTGCGGGTGCAGGGGTACGACGCGGAGTTCCAGCTGCTCGACCCGTCCGACGCGGCGCGGGCGCTCGAGTTCGCCGTGGACAGGCGGCTCGGAGGGGTCTTCCACGTCTGCCCAGACGACCGCGTGACCCTGAGCGAGGCCGTCCGGACGGTCGGAGCGCGCGAGGTCGTGGTGACCCATCAGGAGGCCGACGTCCGCATCGCTCGCCTGGCGAAGATGCGCCTGACCACGTTGGACCCGTCCGAGGCCCCCTTCCTGATGTACCCATGGGCGATGTCGGGTGCGAAGCTCGCCGAGCTCGGGTTCTCCTGTGAGCGGACGAGTCGAGACGTCCTCTCCGCAGCGGCGGCGGCCGCGGGCACCCGGGTGATCGTTGGGCCGGTGCGTGCCCGCCCGCGCGACCTCGTGATGGCGGCGCTGGGTGCGGCGGCCCTCGCGGGCGGGCTCGCCCGCCGTCGCGCGCGTCGAACCCGCGCCTGA
- a CDS encoding zinc-dependent metalloprotease yields the protein MDGPPIEPTGIPRPAPDWWEQVPVLRELYRLLAEQGPVNWELARQIGVALGSEDEPDPGDLAEAQRELEGMSRAAQLECESFTELVTGAVAPVHAVTRRRWVEENISVFKLLMEPLANKLTAAALPADLPIALPPQAMQAMRQVGGLLMGLQSGFVLGYMAPHVVGQYELVLPDPSGGRLLYVVSNMRKVEQDWSLDPAQFRYWIALHEVVHHLQFSRTWTRNYFHAQIRAVIDSLDLDPTRLASAFEGFDISDPERMMDLLSDPERIMQAAWTPLGRDAVGRLQAFMTIAEGYATFVMDAVGARLLSDHARLREVMDRRKATNSPGEQLLERLLGIELKRRQYEDGLRFCRYVAGVRDIATLNRVWENPETLPTSEELAEPDSWISRVVG from the coding sequence ATGGACGGACCCCCCATAGAGCCCACCGGCATCCCGCGACCCGCGCCCGACTGGTGGGAGCAGGTGCCCGTGCTGCGGGAGCTGTACCGGCTCCTGGCCGAGCAGGGACCCGTGAACTGGGAGCTGGCCCGGCAGATCGGCGTTGCGCTGGGCTCCGAGGACGAGCCCGACCCGGGAGACCTGGCCGAGGCGCAACGGGAGCTGGAGGGGATGTCCCGCGCGGCCCAGCTCGAGTGCGAGTCGTTCACCGAGCTCGTGACGGGTGCGGTCGCGCCCGTGCATGCGGTGACGCGCCGGAGGTGGGTCGAGGAGAACATCTCCGTCTTCAAGCTGCTCATGGAGCCGCTCGCGAACAAGCTGACGGCGGCGGCGCTCCCTGCCGACCTGCCGATCGCCCTGCCGCCGCAGGCGATGCAGGCGATGCGTCAGGTGGGGGGGCTCCTCATGGGGCTGCAGTCAGGGTTCGTGCTTGGGTACATGGCGCCGCACGTCGTCGGACAGTACGAGCTCGTCCTGCCCGACCCGTCCGGCGGCCGCCTCCTGTACGTCGTGAGCAACATGCGGAAGGTCGAGCAGGACTGGAGCCTCGACCCGGCCCAGTTCCGCTACTGGATCGCCCTGCATGAGGTCGTCCACCATCTGCAGTTCAGCCGGACGTGGACCCGCAACTACTTCCACGCGCAGATCCGGGCGGTGATCGACTCGCTCGACCTCGACCCGACGCGGCTCGCCTCGGCCTTCGAGGGGTTCGACATCTCCGACCCCGAGCGGATGATGGACCTCCTCTCCGATCCGGAGCGGATCATGCAGGCCGCCTGGACCCCTCTCGGGAGGGACGCCGTCGGGCGTCTGCAGGCCTTCATGACGATCGCGGAGGGGTACGCGACCTTCGTCATGGACGCGGTGGGAGCCAGGCTGCTGTCCGACCACGCCCGCCTGCGGGAGGTGATGGACCGGCGGAAGGCAACCAACTCACCCGGGGAGCAGCTGCTGGAGCGCCTGCTCGGCATCGAGCTGAAGCGCCGCCAGTACGAGGACGGGCTCAGGTTCTGCCGCTACGTGGCCGGGGTCCGTGACATCGCCACCCTCAACAGGGTCTGGGAGAACCCGGAGACCCTGCCCACCAGCGAGGAGCTCGCCGAGCCCGACTCCTGGATCTCACGCGTGGTGGGTTGA
- a CDS encoding D-arabinono-1,4-lactone oxidase encodes MTRWRNWGRTATCSPREIRAVRSESEIVEALRTGGPVKVVGSGHSFTDIACTDGLMLTMDGYDGVLSVDRGSGLVTVQAGITLHRLNAALAANGLALENLGDIAYQTVAGAISTGTHGTGLRYGNISTQVAGLRIVTAAGEVVELGEGDDELKAARVSLGALGVISTVTLRCVPAFSLYAQEEGARLDDVLGDLDELADSNDHAEFFWFPHTDAVLLKRNNRTDRPPTPRRPVKSFVSDYVLANGVFGAVARVGRARPDRVPDLARFVAGQLGRRRVVLPSHEAFSSPRLVRFAEMEYAVPREHARDAVLRVRELIETRGFRISFPVEVRFVASDESWLSPAFGRQTCYIAVHTYRGVDHREYFTAVESVMRSYEGRPHWGKIHFRAAADLREVYPRWDDFAALRSKLDPQGRLRNAYLDRVLGPVG; translated from the coding sequence ATGACGCGGTGGAGGAACTGGGGCCGCACGGCGACCTGCTCCCCCCGCGAGATACGGGCGGTCCGAAGCGAGTCCGAGATCGTGGAGGCGCTGCGGACGGGCGGGCCGGTGAAGGTCGTGGGGTCGGGCCACTCCTTCACGGACATCGCCTGCACCGACGGGCTGATGCTGACGATGGACGGCTACGACGGCGTCCTGTCCGTGGACCGGGGGTCGGGCCTCGTGACCGTGCAGGCGGGCATCACGCTGCACCGCCTGAACGCGGCGCTCGCGGCGAACGGGCTGGCGCTCGAGAACCTCGGCGATATCGCCTACCAGACGGTGGCGGGCGCGATATCGACGGGCACCCACGGGACCGGCCTCCGATACGGCAACATCTCGACGCAGGTGGCCGGGTTGAGGATCGTCACCGCCGCGGGCGAGGTGGTGGAGCTCGGTGAGGGCGACGACGAGCTGAAGGCGGCCAGGGTCTCCCTCGGCGCGCTCGGGGTGATCTCCACCGTGACGCTGCGATGCGTCCCGGCCTTCAGCCTCTACGCGCAGGAGGAGGGGGCGAGGCTCGACGACGTGCTGGGGGACCTCGACGAGCTCGCCGACTCCAACGACCACGCGGAGTTCTTCTGGTTCCCGCACACGGACGCCGTCCTGCTGAAGCGCAACAACCGCACCGACCGTCCCCCGACGCCACGCCGTCCGGTGAAGTCGTTCGTTTCCGACTACGTCCTCGCCAACGGCGTGTTCGGCGCGGTCGCCCGGGTCGGCCGCGCGCGTCCGGACCGGGTGCCCGACCTGGCTCGGTTCGTCGCGGGCCAGCTGGGCCGCAGACGCGTCGTGCTCCCATCCCACGAGGCGTTCTCGAGCCCGCGGCTGGTCCGCTTCGCCGAGATGGAGTACGCGGTCCCCCGCGAGCACGCCCGCGACGCGGTGCTGCGGGTCCGGGAGCTCATCGAGACGCGGGGCTTCCGGATCAGCTTCCCGGTCGAGGTCCGCTTCGTGGCCTCGGACGAGAGCTGGCTCTCGCCGGCGTTCGGGCGCCAGACCTGCTACATCGCCGTCCACACCTACCGCGGTGTCGACCACCGGGAGTACTTCACGGCGGTCGAGTCGGTGATGCGCTCATACGAGGGCCGTCCGCACTGGGGGAAGATCCACTTCCGCGCCGCGGCCGACCTCCGCGAGGTCTACCCGCGGTGGGACGACTTCGCCGCCCTGCGCTCGAAGCTCGACCCGCAGGGACGTCTCCGCAACGCGTACCTGGACCGCGTGCTCGGCCCGGTCGGCTGA
- a CDS encoding flavin reductase family protein, translated as MAPTADDYRTVMRRLPTGVCVLTMRGEDGPHGMTANTVTSVSLDPLLLLACIDRTARAHGWIESSGEFVVNVLGAGQADLSRRFAVRDLSDAERWEGVRTVPSRTLDIPRIAGCNGYIECRVRDTHDGGDHSIFVAEVVDVEPALDAQPLVFWKRSYRTVTPE; from the coding sequence ATGGCGCCGACCGCCGACGACTACCGCACAGTGATGCGCCGGCTCCCTACCGGGGTCTGCGTCCTCACCATGCGGGGCGAGGACGGCCCCCACGGGATGACCGCCAACACGGTGACCTCCGTGTCCCTCGACCCGCTCCTCCTGCTGGCCTGCATCGACCGGACGGCCCGGGCGCACGGATGGATCGAGAGCTCGGGCGAGTTCGTCGTCAACGTCCTGGGAGCCGGACAGGCCGACCTGTCCCGCCGCTTCGCGGTGCGGGATCTCTCCGACGCCGAGCGGTGGGAGGGCGTCCGGACCGTCCCGTCCCGCACGCTGGACATCCCCCGCATCGCCGGCTGCAACGGGTACATCGAGTGCCGGGTGCGCGACACCCACGACGGCGGTGACCACTCCATCTTCGTGGCCGAGGTGGTCGACGTGGAACCGGCGCTCGACGCGCAGCCTCTCGTCTTCTGGAAGCGCAGCTACCGGACCGTCACACCCGAATGA
- a CDS encoding phosphotransferase, translating to MKILPETPSLDFLRREAKDLLAVLRENDASVTLSDAQRTLAERYGFRSWTELKAEVERRRAADASVDQQLGAELAEAFGLGTPVAPMSQLAWSQTGEDWKLQTDAGTWRVRTILDWITPQMLEDAARLREAAIARGMVAPVPVRSPGGSLVESVQGKRWCADVWLDVGPEPVKPASEEVARGVGRILGTLHSTALPATGPVNPWLTQRRTPDQWHRIADTVRASGAEWATALDDALVHIVDLTAIETPQTDEEPILCICDLSVRTCGDSLAVTHWDFSGSFLRSMELASVLSSWSVAPDGAPDERAVRALVDGYRSVSGYVPTLTLGSFVADIAAWLNWTAGRISGALQGPDPEWRRREVLELRGLLARPRTRDHYLRILAALA from the coding sequence ATGAAGATCCTGCCCGAGACCCCGAGTCTCGACTTCCTTCGCCGGGAGGCGAAGGACCTGCTCGCCGTGCTGCGGGAGAACGACGCGTCGGTGACGCTGAGCGACGCGCAGCGGACGCTCGCCGAACGCTACGGCTTCCGGTCGTGGACGGAGCTCAAGGCCGAGGTCGAGCGGCGCCGGGCCGCGGACGCGAGCGTCGACCAGCAGTTGGGAGCCGAGCTCGCTGAGGCGTTCGGGCTCGGCACCCCCGTCGCCCCCATGTCGCAGCTCGCGTGGTCGCAGACCGGGGAGGACTGGAAGCTACAGACGGACGCCGGCACTTGGAGGGTCCGGACGATCCTCGACTGGATCACCCCGCAGATGCTCGAGGACGCCGCCCGTCTGCGGGAGGCCGCCATCGCGCGCGGGATGGTCGCTCCCGTCCCCGTACGCAGCCCAGGCGGGAGCCTCGTCGAGAGCGTCCAGGGCAAGCGTTGGTGCGCGGACGTGTGGCTCGACGTGGGGCCCGAGCCCGTGAAGCCCGCGTCCGAGGAGGTCGCGCGCGGCGTCGGGCGCATCCTGGGGACCCTGCACTCTACGGCGCTGCCGGCCACCGGTCCGGTCAACCCGTGGCTGACACAGCGTCGGACGCCGGACCAGTGGCACCGCATCGCCGACACCGTGCGCGCCTCGGGAGCCGAGTGGGCGACGGCTCTCGACGACGCGTTGGTCCACATCGTCGACCTGACCGCGATCGAGACGCCACAGACGGACGAGGAGCCGATCCTGTGCATCTGCGACCTGTCCGTCCGGACGTGCGGCGACTCGCTCGCCGTCACGCACTGGGACTTCTCAGGTTCGTTCCTGCGGAGCATGGAGCTCGCGTCCGTGCTGAGTTCGTGGTCCGTCGCGCCCGATGGCGCACCGGACGAGCGGGCCGTCCGGGCCCTGGTGGACGGCTACCGGTCGGTCTCCGGTTACGTGCCGACGCTGACGCTCGGGAGCTTCGTCGCGGATATCGCAGCCTGGCTCAACTGGACCGCGGGCCGGATCTCGGGGGCTCTCCAGGGTCCGGACCCGGAGTGGCGCCGGCGCGAGGTGCTGGAGCTGCGGGGTCTGCTGGCCCGACCCCGGACACGGGACCACTACCTGCGGATCCTCGCCGCCCTGGCGTAG
- the hutI gene encoding imidazolonepropionase, producing the protein MTDLVVRNCSEVVTCDPSCGVVESGAVAITDGRVTWVGPDGEAPVALEELDAAGRAVVPGLVDAHTHLVFAGERREEFAARASGRPYEAGGILTTVDATNAATDDDLLEGVLRRLDHLLAHGTTTVEAKSGYALTTEGERRLLQLLAEADRRHPVNLEITFCGAHAVPPGTDPDAFVEGVAEEMTPVCAPLARWVDVFCDQGAFTAEQSRRVLRAGREHGLEVRIHANELADSGGVELACELAAASADHLLFVLPEQASAMAAAGVTGVLCPVTALSLGRFPDARMMREAGMTLALGSDLNPGMAPDAHLQLAIAIAVRTIGMDPTQALAAATAGAAASLRRPDIGRLIPGSRADLVILASDSHLSLGYEAGANLADVVVCGGVVAEGSPRPDLGRTPRL; encoded by the coding sequence GTGACTGACCTCGTCGTCCGCAACTGCTCCGAGGTCGTGACTTGCGATCCGTCCTGTGGCGTCGTCGAGAGCGGGGCGGTTGCGATCACGGACGGGCGCGTGACATGGGTCGGTCCGGACGGCGAGGCTCCCGTTGCGCTCGAGGAGCTCGACGCGGCCGGCCGAGCGGTGGTCCCCGGGCTCGTGGACGCGCACACACACCTCGTCTTCGCGGGAGAACGGCGTGAGGAGTTCGCCGCCCGCGCGTCCGGCCGTCCCTACGAGGCAGGCGGCATCCTCACGACCGTCGACGCGACGAACGCGGCGACCGACGACGATCTCTTGGAGGGCGTCCTTCGCCGGCTCGATCACCTGCTGGCGCACGGGACCACGACGGTCGAGGCCAAGTCCGGCTACGCGCTGACGACCGAGGGTGAGCGCCGCCTCCTCCAGCTGCTCGCGGAGGCGGATCGCCGCCACCCGGTGAACCTCGAGATCACCTTCTGCGGCGCCCACGCGGTGCCCCCCGGCACGGACCCCGACGCGTTCGTAGAGGGGGTCGCCGAGGAGATGACGCCGGTCTGCGCGCCGCTCGCCCGCTGGGTCGACGTCTTCTGCGACCAGGGTGCCTTCACGGCGGAGCAGTCACGCCGGGTCCTTCGGGCTGGGCGGGAGCACGGGCTCGAGGTGCGGATCCACGCGAACGAGCTCGCCGACTCGGGCGGGGTCGAGCTGGCTTGCGAGCTCGCAGCGGCGTCCGCCGACCACCTGCTGTTCGTGTTGCCGGAGCAGGCTTCCGCGATGGCTGCAGCCGGGGTCACGGGTGTGCTCTGCCCGGTGACGGCGCTGTCTCTGGGACGGTTCCCGGACGCCCGGATGATGCGGGAAGCCGGGATGACGCTCGCGCTCGGGTCCGACCTGAACCCGGGGATGGCGCCGGACGCCCACCTCCAGCTCGCGATCGCGATCGCGGTCCGGACCATCGGGATGGACCCGACCCAGGCGCTCGCGGCCGCCACCGCGGGGGCGGCGGCTTCGCTCCGGCGTCCGGACATCGGCCGCCTCATCCCCGGCTCCCGCGCGGACCTGGTGATCCTCGCGTCCGACTCCCACCTGTCGCTCGGCTACGAGGCGGGAGCCAACCTGGCCGATGTCGTGGTGTGCGGCGGCGTCGTCGCGGAGGGGAGCCCTCGTCCGGACCTGGGACGCACCCCACGCCTCTGA
- the hutU gene encoding urocanate hydratase, whose amino-acid sequence MSRVVRAARGPELRCRTWQAEAALRCLENNLDPDVAERPEDLVVYGGTGRAARSWEAFEAICATLRRLAPDETLLVGSGKPVGVFRTHEMAPRVLIANSLLVPRWATWEEFRRLEAEGLTMYGQMTAGSWIYIGTQGILQGTYQTFAAIAELRFGGSLRGRLVLTAGLGGMGGAQPLAVTMNEGVALCIEVDPDRIDRRIEHRYLDERIDDLDEAVHAALAAKRDGRALSIGVPGNAADIYPLLLARGLEVDIVTDQTAAHDPLSGYVPRGHDPGDAAHLRQDDPDRYLKEAAESIVSHVDAMVGFQRAGAEVFDYGNNLRGEAAAAGYPDAFSYPGFVPAYIRPLFARGSGPFRWVALSGDAEDIAATDRAVAEEFPDDEALQRWLRLARERVAFQGLPARICWLALGQRHRAGLRFNELVASGELKAPVVIGRDHLDTGSVASPWRETEAMADGSDAIADWPVLNALLNTASGASWVAVHHGGGVGIGNSIHAGAQVVCDGTADAEVRIERVLTNDPGIGVARHADAGYRTAIETASEQGVDLPMSPTPRD is encoded by the coding sequence ATGAGCCGAGTGGTGCGCGCCGCCCGCGGGCCCGAGCTGAGATGCCGGACGTGGCAGGCGGAGGCCGCGCTCCGCTGCCTGGAGAACAACCTCGATCCGGACGTCGCCGAGCGGCCGGAGGATCTCGTCGTCTACGGCGGCACCGGACGCGCCGCTCGCTCGTGGGAGGCGTTCGAGGCGATATGCGCGACGCTGCGGCGGCTGGCCCCGGACGAGACGCTGCTCGTCGGGTCGGGCAAGCCCGTGGGGGTCTTCCGGACGCATGAGATGGCCCCCCGCGTCCTGATCGCCAACTCCCTCCTCGTCCCGCGCTGGGCGACCTGGGAGGAGTTCCGGCGGCTGGAGGCCGAGGGGTTGACGATGTACGGCCAGATGACGGCCGGGTCGTGGATATACATCGGCACGCAGGGGATCCTCCAGGGCACCTACCAGACGTTCGCGGCCATAGCCGAGCTCCGCTTCGGCGGTTCGCTGCGCGGCCGGCTGGTCCTGACCGCCGGGCTCGGCGGGATGGGGGGCGCGCAACCGCTCGCGGTGACGATGAACGAAGGCGTCGCCCTCTGCATCGAGGTCGACCCCGACCGGATCGACCGCCGGATCGAGCACCGGTACCTCGACGAGCGGATCGACGACCTCGACGAGGCCGTCCACGCCGCTCTGGCCGCGAAGCGAGATGGACGCGCGCTCTCGATAGGTGTCCCCGGCAACGCCGCCGACATCTACCCCCTCCTGCTCGCACGCGGCTTGGAGGTCGACATCGTGACCGACCAGACCGCCGCGCACGACCCGCTGAGCGGCTACGTCCCGCGGGGGCACGACCCGGGCGACGCCGCCCACCTCCGCCAGGACGACCCGGACCGCTACCTGAAGGAGGCGGCCGAGTCGATCGTCTCCCACGTGGATGCCATGGTCGGGTTCCAGCGCGCGGGAGCCGAGGTCTTCGACTACGGCAACAACCTCCGGGGCGAGGCGGCCGCGGCCGGCTACCCCGACGCGTTCTCCTACCCCGGCTTCGTCCCGGCCTACATCCGGCCCCTGTTCGCGCGGGGTTCGGGGCCGTTCCGCTGGGTCGCCCTCTCCGGCGACGCGGAGGACATCGCGGCGACCGATCGGGCGGTGGCCGAGGAGTTCCCGGACGACGAGGCGCTCCAGCGTTGGCTGCGCCTGGCCCGGGAGCGGGTGGCCTTCCAGGGGCTCCCGGCCCGGATCTGCTGGCTCGCGCTCGGACAGCGCCACCGGGCGGGCCTGCGGTTCAACGAGCTGGTGGCGTCCGGGGAGCTGAAGGCTCCCGTCGTCATCGGGCGCGACCACCTCGATACAGGCAGCGTCGCCTCCCCGTGGCGGGAGACGGAGGCGATGGCCGACGGGTCCGACGCTATAGCCGACTGGCCCGTCCTGAACGCGCTGCTCAACACCGCCTCGGGGGCGTCCTGGGTCGCGGTCCACCACGGAGGCGGGGTCGGGATAGGCAACTCGATACACGCGGGAGCCCAGGTCGTCTGCGACGGCACCGCCGACGCGGAGGTCCGGATCGAGCGCGTCCTCACGAACGACCCGGGCATCGGGGTGGCCCGGCACGCGGACGCCGGGTACCGGACGGCGATCGAGACGGCGTCCGAGCAGGGGGTGGACCTCCCCATGTCCCCCACGCCGCGTGACTGA
- the hutH gene encoding histidine ammonia-lyase: protein MIDRVVEIDGGPLRVEDVVAVAREGAPVRLTPRSVELMLRSRAVVEDAVREGRVEYGITTGFGALSDVRVPDDELEAMQLSLVRSHAAGVGKPLEVEVVRAMLLLRARTLATGYSGVRPLVAEGLVEMLNRKVHPVVPEQGSVGSSGDLAQLAHLALPLVGEGEAVVHGRRMRGAEAMGLAGLEPIELSYKEGLALVNGTEGMLAIGCLALTDAETLARTADVVCAMTIEGLHGTDRPFDPRLHALRPHPGQQLSAENLRRLLAGSPIVESHRHSDHAVQDAYSLRCAPQVHGACRDVISYARGVFERELASVADNPLVFSETGEVLTNGNFHGEPLGFALDFLAQALAELGSISERRSDRMLDPTHSEGLPPFLTERPGLGSGFMLAQYTQAALVAENRLLASPATVDTIPTSGTKEDHVAMGWNAAIKLRRVIANLSRIMAIEAMCAAQSLELREPDPAPGTAAALAVVREHCAPLTDDRVIGTDIEELATELVESGRLADAAAAAIGGLR from the coding sequence GTGATCGACCGCGTCGTCGAGATCGACGGAGGTCCTCTGCGCGTGGAGGACGTCGTGGCGGTGGCCCGCGAGGGAGCCCCGGTCCGGCTGACACCCCGAAGCGTCGAGCTGATGCTGCGGTCCCGGGCCGTGGTCGAGGACGCGGTCCGGGAGGGACGCGTCGAGTACGGGATCACGACCGGCTTCGGGGCGCTATCCGATGTCCGCGTCCCCGACGATGAGCTCGAGGCGATGCAGCTCTCGCTGGTCCGGTCGCACGCGGCCGGTGTGGGGAAGCCCCTGGAGGTCGAGGTGGTCCGGGCCATGCTGTTGCTGCGCGCCCGGACCCTCGCCACCGGCTACTCCGGGGTCCGTCCGCTCGTCGCCGAGGGACTGGTCGAGATGCTGAACCGCAAGGTGCACCCCGTCGTCCCCGAGCAGGGTTCGGTCGGGTCGTCCGGCGACCTGGCCCAGCTCGCGCACCTCGCGCTCCCCCTGGTCGGCGAGGGCGAGGCGGTCGTGCACGGCCGGCGCATGCGGGGCGCGGAGGCCATGGGGCTCGCCGGGCTCGAGCCGATCGAGCTCTCCTACAAGGAGGGGCTCGCGCTCGTGAACGGCACGGAGGGGATGCTCGCCATCGGGTGCCTGGCGCTGACCGACGCCGAGACGCTGGCCCGGACGGCCGACGTCGTCTGCGCGATGACCATAGAGGGGCTGCACGGGACGGACCGGCCCTTCGACCCCCGCCTGCACGCTCTCCGCCCCCATCCCGGACAGCAGCTCTCGGCGGAGAACCTGCGCCGCCTGCTCGCCGGATCCCCGATCGTGGAGTCGCACCGCCACTCCGACCACGCCGTTCAGGATGCCTACTCCCTCCGGTGCGCCCCGCAGGTGCACGGCGCGTGCCGGGACGTGATCTCCTACGCGCGCGGCGTCTTCGAGCGTGAGCTCGCCTCGGTGGCGGACAACCCCCTCGTCTTCTCCGAGACCGGGGAGGTGCTGACGAACGGGAACTTCCACGGGGAGCCGCTCGGGTTCGCCCTCGACTTCCTCGCCCAGGCCCTGGCCGAGCTCGGGAGCATCAGCGAGCGCAGGTCGGACCGGATGCTCGACCCGACGCACTCCGAGGGTCTCCCGCCGTTCCTCACCGAACGTCCGGGACTGGGCTCGGGGTTCATGCTCGCCCAGTACACGCAGGCGGCCCTGGTCGCCGAGAACCGCCTCCTCGCGTCGCCGGCAACCGTCGACACGATCCCCACGTCCGGGACGAAGGAGGACCACGTCGCGATGGGGTGGAACGCGGCGATCAAGCTGCGCCGCGTCATCGCGAACCTCTCCAGGATCATGGCCATCGAGGCGATGTGCGCGGCCCAGTCGCTCGAGCTCCGGGAGCCCGACCCCGCCCCCGGGACGGCGGCCGCGCTCGCTGTCGTCCGCGAGCACTGCGCCCCGCTGACCGACGACCGGGTGATAGGCACGGACATCGAGGAGCTCGCCACCGAGCTCGTCGAGTCCGGACGCCTCGCCGACGCCGCGGCCGCCGCGATCGGGGGGCTGCGATGA
- a CDS encoding arginase family protein, producing MVPPTPPTSRSLVPAVYHDPPSQPDPDFLRAAEWLQREPSDPDVRVLGVPFSALSLSGASCELTPQAVRDALWRLPTWHAGRGVDLSELDAVDVGDVRLRGLEPIEALEAVGEACSALRGRPVALIGGDNSITRPAFKGLDASMLVTLDAHHDLRAGLSNGSPVRMLLDGGLPGDRVWQIGIADQGNARAHSELADQAGINVVRVDAVREHGLRTFVDRALDAAGDRAVYVDMDLDVVDRALAPGCPAALSGGLMPGDVIDAAFRFGAHPSVVAMDIVEVDPTRDVEQVTVRLAAQVLLAFLAGVATR from the coding sequence ATGGTGCCGCCGACGCCTCCGACGAGCCGGTCGCTGGTCCCGGCGGTCTACCACGACCCCCCGTCCCAGCCCGACCCCGACTTCCTGCGGGCCGCCGAGTGGCTGCAGCGGGAGCCCTCTGACCCGGACGTCCGCGTGCTCGGGGTGCCGTTCTCGGCCCTCTCGCTGTCCGGAGCGTCGTGCGAGCTCACCCCGCAGGCCGTACGCGACGCGCTGTGGCGGCTGCCCACCTGGCACGCCGGCCGCGGGGTCGACCTGTCCGAGCTGGACGCGGTCGACGTGGGGGACGTCCGGCTGCGAGGCCTGGAGCCCATCGAGGCGCTGGAGGCCGTCGGGGAGGCGTGCTCGGCCCTGCGAGGACGTCCTGTCGCCCTCATCGGAGGTGACAACTCGATCACCCGTCCAGCGTTCAAGGGGCTGGACGCCTCGATGCTCGTGACGCTGGACGCCCACCACGACCTGCGGGCGGGGCTGTCCAACGGGTCCCCGGTCCGGATGCTCCTCGACGGCGGACTGCCCGGGGACCGGGTCTGGCAGATCGGCATCGCCGACCAGGGCAACGCCAGGGCGCACTCGGAGCTCGCCGACCAGGCCGGCATCAACGTCGTCCGGGTCGACGCGGTGCGGGAGCACGGTCTACGGACCTTCGTGGACCGCGCACTGGACGCGGCCGGGGACAGGGCCGTCTACGTGGACATGGACCTCGACGTGGTGGACCGCGCCCTGGCCCCCGGTTGCCCGGCTGCCCTCTCCGGGGGGCTGATGCCCGGGGACGTGATCGACGCGGCGTTCCGGTTCGGCGCCCATCCGTCGGTCGTCGCGATGGACATCGTGGAGGTCGACCCGACCCGCGACGTCGAACAGGTGACGGTCCGGCTCGCGGCTCAGGTGCTGCTCGCGTTCCTGGCCGGGGTGGCCACGCGGTGA